In the Desulfosporosinus acidiphilus SJ4 genome, TAACCTTAACCCGGCCGGTGAGCAGGTTTAAGATCTTTGCCGCTAAAATTACGGCTATTGTTATTTTTATCTTAGCGACTCTTTTACTGCTGCTCATCTTTTCGATATTGGCAGGGTTTATTTTTAATACAAATTCAACAACCTTGGATTCATTGCTTAGAACAGTATTTTCCTATATTGTTAGCTTAATTCCCATGGTTGTTTTGGCCTTAGGCATTGTTTTACTGGCCAATATCTTTAAAAGTGGAATTTCTGTTTTTTTTGTATCAATTCTGGCCTTTCTGGTTTTAAAGGTTATGGGAGTATTCTTTTCTCAATATTCGAGTTTGTTTATGACAACTCAACTGGACTGGTATAATTTGTTTCTTATTAAATCCCTTCCCGTGGGGAAAATTTTACGCCAGTTCTTGATTATGCTGGGTTCAGGCATTATGTTATTTACAGCAGGTTTTTACTTGTTTGATAAAAAAGAATTAT is a window encoding:
- a CDS encoding ABC transporter permease — its product is MAVFQAALANELEKLYKKKKALAALILSLAVIVIGQIIIVGVRSGFGLRAAGSVEFPMLVLSVVVNTILPLFTALVTIDSFSGEFAHNNMRITLTRPVSRFKIFAAKITAIVIFILATLLLLLIFSILAGFIFNTNSTTLDSLLRTVFSYIVSLIPMVVLALGIVLLANIFKSGISVFFVSILAFLVLKVMGVFFSQYSSLFMTTQLDWYNLFLIKSLPVGKILRQFLIMLGSGIMLFTAGFYLFDKKEL